A window of the Procambarus clarkii isolate CNS0578487 chromosome 19, FALCON_Pclarkii_2.0, whole genome shotgun sequence genome harbors these coding sequences:
- the LOC138366544 gene encoding uncharacterized protein has product MYSCGRVLRQQLASSLKAFSYSRMGSAGSAGAVGPQAKIEDDHVKEALKMDKGRKAIFISQSVRDLAGKGDHFSSTVTSVEVKFSLMGKHNVVSYVVKISPHRSEDHLADFHLSMMKKENEFFKEILPQLNSELNSLGHSNLRMPRWLYTSLEEDKELIFLEDLRPLGFKVFDCKVGLDVDHTNLVLKELARLHAASLLLKAKTPLQDLAQTFPHIAVDWTSLSENAKKMHNKTCSGSLAGAEALLTNMKGYEVARRWLAKHLYGSAVVEDDPSTGAMSVTVGDEVLTIVEDDDNEDKEKMEMEYNEDEIRKAVESIL; this is encoded by the exons TGGGTTCTGCAGGAAGTGCGGGCGCTGTCGGACCGCAGGCCAAAATAGAGGACGATCATGTGAAGGAGGCACTGAAGATGGACAAGGGCAGAAAGGCCATATTTATCTCTCAAAGCGTAAGAGACCTTGCTGGCAAGGGCGACCACTTTTCTTCAACAGTTACCAGTGTTGAAGTCAAATTCTCCCTGATGGGGAAGCATAACGTAGTGTCTTATGTGGTAAAAATAAGCCCACATAGATCAGAGGACCACTTGGCTGATTTTCATTTATCCATGatgaagaaagaaaatgaattttTCAAGGAAATCCTTCCGCAACTCAACTCGGAGCTGAATTCCTTGGGGCACAGTAACTTGAGAATGCCAAGGTGGTTATACACATCTTTAGAAGAGGATAAAGAGCTGATCTTCTTGGAAGACCTCCGACCTTTGGGCTTTAAAGTATTCGACTGCAAAGTGGGCCTCGATGTAGACCATACAAACCTGGTCCTGAAGGAGCTGGCCCGACTCCATGCAGCCTCTCTCCTGCTAAAGGCAAAAACGCCCTTGCAAGACCTGGCTCAAACATTCCCGCACATTGCTGTAGACTGGACCAGTTTATCGGAAAATGCGAAGAAAATGCATAACAAGACATGCTCGGGAAGTTTAGCGGGTGCCGAGGCCTTGTTGACCAACATGAAGGGCTACGAGGTGGCGAGGCGGTGGTTGGCCAagcatctct ACGGGTCAGCTGTCGTGGAAGATGATCCATCTACCGGCGCCATGTCTGTTACTGTAGGTGATGAAGTGCTCACTATTGTGGAAGACGATGACAATGAAGACAAAGAGAAAATGGAAATGGAATATAATGAAGATGAGATTAGAAAAGCTGTAGAATCTATATTGTAA
- the LOC138366543 gene encoding inhibitor of apoptosis protein-like produces MRCFFCGNGFRNWEPADDPWTLHTQWYPECTFVNIKKDAQFIKNARESSQRRTIKPIDEHLLTGLMEGLGFFPALIEHFGFPDVCVRPALRLYLKSTKDLLPFVTEARCIELMLWYMQESTKAEMSLRGIHHEDVEGRVEPANLEWQSAPSDMETVATANEMDVDVVGSMSGFMSTNLGLRALPSPVETEAEETTIAANKMDFETGEEATDFDATSHVETVMNTSTPTSWAADILCKVCFNNALSVVLLPCRHMVHAVIVLYL; encoded by the coding sequence ATGCGCTGCTTTTTCTGTGGAAATGGTTTTCGTAATTGGGAACCCGCTGACGACCCTTGGACACTGCACACGCAATGGTATCCTGAGTGCACCTTTGTCAACATTAAAAAGGATGCACAGTTCATTAAGAATGCTAGAGAATCTTCGCAGCGTCGAACTATAAAACCCATAGATGAACATCTTTTAACTGGTCTGATGGAAGGTTTGGGTTTTTTCCCAGCATTAATTGAACATTTTGGATTTCCTGATGTCTGTGTGAGACCTGCCTTAAGGCTATATCTCAAAAGCACCAAAGATTTATTACCATTTGTTACGGAGGCCAGATGTATAGAATTAATGTTGTGGTATATGCAAGAGAGCACTAAAGCCGAAATGAGTTTAAGGGGAATTCATCATGAGGATGTGGAAGGTAGGGTAGAGCCTGCGAATCTGGAATGGCAATCCGCGCCCTCTGACATGGAAACAGTCGCCACAGCTAATGAAATGGATGTCGACGTTGTTGGATCAATGAGCGGGTTCATGAGCACTAATCTTGGTTTGCGGGCTTTGCCTTctcctgttgaaacagaggcggAAGAGACGACTATAGCCGCTAATAAAATGGATTTTGAAACTGGCGAAGAGGCCACAGACTTTGATGCGACATCCCATGTTGAAACTGTGATGAACACATCTACGCCAACGTCTTGGGCtgctgatattttgtgtaaggtgTGCTTTAACAATGCGTTGAGTGTCGTACTGCTGCCCTGCAGACATATGGTACATGCAGTAATTGTCTTGTATCTATGA